The bacterium genomic interval GCATCGCTTTTAGGAATAGCAAAAACAACCGGTGAATAAAAACAAGAAATAAAGGAGGAATAATGTGGGGTGAAGAACTGACCCTCAATCTCTTCGGAACGACAATCCTTGGCTCCGTTATCGTGGCCGCGATTGTAGAAAAACTTAAAACGTGGCTCAAGACCGAAGGATGGCTCAACACGGCATTCGCTTTAGCGGTGGGAGCGGCCCTTGGCGGTCTTATGTACCTTGTTGAGCTGCTCTTTTCCAGGATTGGAATGTCGACGCAAGTCACTCCGGCAGCAATACTGCTTCTTGAAGGCGTCTTCTCTGGAGGAGTTGCAGCAGGTCTATGGAAGGCATTGAAAACAATAGGGCGCAAGCCGTGACAGCCGGAAAGAAAAAGGGCCGCGGCGTCTTGCTGCGTTTCTCCGCGGTAGCGTCCGCGGCCCTTTTTGCCTTGGCCCTTGGACTCGCATCCTTTACCTTTGGCTACACCCTTGCCCTGTCTAAAATTTCGGGAATCTGGTCTGAGACAAGCGTGCTTAAAGCAAAGTCCGCTGAGCTTGAGAATGAACTCCTGCACTTGAAGAATTATGCGGTTCTGATAGACGCCATCGCTTCTCAGGGCGGCGCCGCAGAAAAACTGAATTCTTCATCCAGAACGGAACAAGGTTCGGTAAAAACGGAGACATCGGATTGAGCTTGGGAGACTGAGATGAATCTTTTGAAAGTCAAAGAAGCTGCAGGAATTCTCCACTGCCATCCCTTTTCTTTATATGCCGCCATTTATGAAGGCAGGATAAAAGCGGTAAAGTTCCGTGGCGGAGTTCGAATCCAATCGGATGAGGTTGAACGTCTTGCATTCAGAAAAGAACGTTTCCGGAGCACGCTAAACGTCAGGGAAACGTCAAGAATACTGTCATGCTCGTACTCAACCGTTCTCAGACTCATACGCTCACAAAGAATCAAAGCTTCGATTTTAGGGAACAGTTACCGCATCGAACCGGATGAGCTCGAGAATTATGTACGGTCTCTTCCATGCCTGTAGGATTCAGGTTTAACTTGATACGCGCAAAGGGAATATCTCGTAAGCTATAAGGGAAACAGCAAGGTGAAGGAAAACAAGTTGCGTTTTCTCCCGGTAGAGGCGCACTGATTTTGGAGGTTGAGATATGAGAATTTTAAAACCTAATGAAAAGGAGTTCAGCAATCCTTACGTGCCGTCGGCGTGGATGAGCGGAATCCTCGCTAATATGCCGGTATCGACGCAGTCTTTTGTTGAACGTCATGAGGGAAGAGGCCTTTGGGACGTCTTCGAGGAGATGATGCAGGATCCGCACATACAGAGCGTGTTTCGTTCCAGACGGGCAGGGGTTGCAGGAAGACGCTGGGAACTTGCGCCATCGGACGACTCCGCAAAGGCGAAAAAAATGACGGAGTTCGTCAGGAGGGCGCTTTCCGCAATCCCCAACTTCGAGTACGGACTGGCGCACCTGTTGAAGGCGATACCTTACGGACATTCGGTTCTCGAGGTTATGTGGAGAATTGACTCAGACGGCGTAAGGATTGACTCGCTGAGATCAAGAAGACCGGAGCGCTTCATAGTAGAGCCGGGCTCCGCGCTCAAGCTACTTGACGCTGAAACCGGCACGGCAAAGCCTCTTCCCGACCGGAAGTTCGTTCTGCACAGGCAC includes:
- a CDS encoding helix-turn-helix domain-containing protein; translated protein: MNLLKVKEAAGILHCHPFSLYAAIYEGRIKAVKFRGGVRIQSDEVERLAFRKERFRSTLNVRETSRILSCSYSTVLRLIRSQRIKASILGNSYRIEPDELENYVRSLPCL